In Glycine max cultivar Williams 82 chromosome 4, Glycine_max_v4.0, whole genome shotgun sequence, the genomic stretch AGTACAACAGACTTCATTTATTGAAACACATGGAAAATTTGTGCTGAATTGCAAAGTCTGtgttaaaacttacttaaaaaatataaagataatattattgATTGGAATTTAATGGAGCCATTTCTTTTAATGACAGAAAGAACAATTCAGGATAAAATTATGAAGGATGATTAATTGTCTCACAATGGCTGTGTATGAATAACTTAAGCCATTTGGGGAAAGTTTAAGAAGGGCTAGTTAAATATATACAGGCTTATAGGGAAATAGTAGGACGCATGTGCAAGTAGTAATACTCAAATTAATTATGGACagctaaaaataaaacaaaaatagaaactgaGCTTTTCAGAGAGCTTTATCCTTTATCTTAAAAAACACAGTAAGAAGCTTGTGCATAACAGAGTCTCCGATCAGAAAAACTAATCATCATATGATGCTATCCTCTCATTTTACTTCTGGATGTCAAGTGGAGTTGTCAACCAACAACAGTGGTGTATGTAGTTGAAGGAATCATCATCATACAAGTAATACTAACAGATCTACAAGCCAATCtcgataaataaaaaaaaataggagggCATGAGCATCACATTAACCTCCGGCAATGTAAGGCAACGATTTGCCCATTTATAgtttagatatatttttctttataatttcttgCTCTATTAATTAAGCAACAGGACGGAAAATGGTATGAAATGCTGAAAAAGGTTCCCTAAAAGGACCACTTGGACTCAATAGGTAATAAAACTTTTATTCAATACTGTATGCTTCTATTCGCTGAAAGTTCTTGAAACATATACCACTGTGTTTATGAATTGTGAGCACATAATtacgtatattttttttttaccaaagtgAAAACAATTTGTCCATGTCAGCGCCACAAGCATATGTCACgagaaaattaaactaaaatttatgatattcaaacttgtgtaaACTAATCATATTAACATGGAAAATATTAGACTTCAATAACTTGATAGCATTAAAGTTAAACTCAACACACAAAGCACTCTTAATCAAAGATTATACAACACATATAAACATGGGGAAGGAATTAACTACGAATATGTAACGAGAAAAGTATTATAATTCTTTATTAGTTCTTAAAAACACCAATATttctatcatatatatatatataaactgtaGTGTGGACATTTTGAAGGATTTATCTTTATCATACAGAAAGGAGAAAGCAAACAAAGCTTATCAAGCATTACGAACAAAAGCCAGAACAggaaatttaatgattaaagaAGCCAAAAATAAAAGTAGTACACAAGCTCCAGTAGAAAGAGATACGAAATAGTGAGATAGATCCCATGCAATCATtaaaaaagagaggaagaaaactAATCACTTATCCACATTGCACTAGAAGTTGCAATTTTATTCTTCATCGAATCACTGTCAAATCCAAGCTAAACCTTCCGTGCGTGAGATGGCAAAACCATCATAAACAGTTAAAAGAACACTACTGACATTGCCACTCCAAACCCCCACCAACATAAATCTTAAACTGGAATAGAGCAATACGCCGAAACCAGCATAAAATATAAAGGCATCACCATTTTCCAAACATGCGATAACGATGCAAACAACACAACACATCCCATAAAAGCAACACGGAatacaaaaacatgaaaaacaaaagcaagTGACGAAGGTATTAGCTGTGATAAGAGTCACTAAGACAGTTCAATAATTAAACACAGACGCCATGGAATGACTGGAAAACTTTGATTTCGAAGTTCAAACTGAAACAAATGTATCGAATGATTGGAGCATTGTATATGCAGAAACAAAAGCTACGTACGGTCTTACTTGGAGTTCTCAATTGCATTGACATGAACGTCACGAGGCGCGAGAGTGGAGTTACTTTTCCTCTTGGCGAGAAACTTGTTCTTGGTTTTCTTCTCTCTGACTTTCCAAACGTTGTTCTTCCTGAACACGAACTTGTCCACCTTCCACCCAGGGCTACTCGTGTCGATCACCGTCACTTCGCTCTTCGTGAACCCCTTCAATTCGTTCCCCTCTTCCTCGTCCTCACCGCGGTCCGCGGCGGCCTCCTCTTCCACTTCCGGCACCGCCGGGTCGCCGCTGGGAGCGGCAGGCAAGGCGGCGGGGACGGAGGGTTTGGAgtttgtggtggtggtggtggcggaGGAAGCGAGGAAGATTTTAGGGTTTGTCTGTTTCCGGGGGcattttttgttggttttggaGAGGGTGGCGCCCATGCAGAAGAGCTCAGCGAGGATGGTGCTCATGGGCATGGGCTCGTCGCGGGCCTCGGAAGGAGGGTTCCGGGGCGGGTCATTGGGGCGGGCCTGAGGGGATTGCGGATGGGCCGTGAGGAGGAAGGAATCGAGGTTGGGTTCGTCGCCGGTGGGGATGCCCTTGTTGGACCGGAGGCGGTCGAGCCAGTTCAGACCGGATTTTCCGGTCTGGGCCGAGCAGAGCATGGGGAAGGTTCTAGAGAAAATGGACGGGCACTGCAAGGAGTAAGAGAGAAACAAAGGGGAAAGGAAGAATGCGCGTCGGTGACTGCCACGTGGACGACAAAGTGACACTgagttttaaaattcaaaacctCAGCAGTGTGGATACGTTGTGAACCACGCCCCTCTAAAACCGCTGATGAGGATCGTTACTTTcagtttctttttccttttttttagtttttttacaaaCTACAAAGCATCATAAATAAAAACTGTTAAACAAGTAGGCTATTTATTCAAGTGTTGATGTGATGATTGATTAATAAAATGGAGGAATTTGTAAAAGCATTTATTGGAAATTATGGAAAAATAGTGTCGGTAATTATttcttatgaaaatatttactaGATTTTAACTCTTGGTATTTATTATTAGTGTTGCTGATTAATCCATAAAAATACTTGATGAATGATTAGTTCATATGATTAAGTAAAGTGGGTGGattgttataaatttatgatatttattttttatttttaacgataaaaataaaagaaattacttATGCTGCAAGTGCAAGCAAAATGAGCATATTACTAACATTTCATCCATTTCACTTTTATATGacattttagagaaaataatttgttttaaaatagttttcgattttacaaaatcaatcaaCCACTCAATATTTTTGATGAATATTCTTAACGGGAGTAGTTGTTGTTGAGtagtaagagagaaaaaaaatctaattaattattagaaagtTAGACAATacttatgaaatttaaaatattaattacatttttcaatatttatacTAAAACCTTAAATgtgatataaaattaaacaaatagagtatttttttaatacaagaaatgtttttaaatttggatGATTTTTCAACTAGTCAATGCattgattgaatatttaataatttaacttcAGTCGAatcttaatcaaattaataaaaataaaataaataacaacaataatatatatatatatatatatatatatatatatatatatatatatatatatcatagtgCAATAGTATACCTTTATTAACATTATAattctacaaattaaaaataaaatacttatacactttaaaatttcaaaatatgcaaaaaaaataaaaattgcactAAACACTGTACCTTTCACCAAATTTTAAGTAACACTCGGGTCCAATTTTCAAAacatgctttaaaaaaaataattaatatttatctaaatattaaacattttatttattaaccaATACTTTAAATGTAATCAACACTTTTTAAAATGCAACCTCGGTTTTGTTGAGTGTCATTTAAAGTTgtgatacaaaaataaaataaaaatgcaatttacaatgacattttttcttctattatatATTTGAGTATTTATTTTAGAGAATGAGACTCTCATTTTATTATACTTTCTTCAcctatgttatttattatttttcatttctttcttttaatttagaataattttaaaataactaaaaattgattaataaaataataatgagtattatcttaaaagttaaaacaataaataaaagaacatttttgaagaaaaaaaatgacacttaaaaaaagaaaaaaaagatagtgAATGAAAATACTAGTGCatgtgttataaattttaaatgattaaaaatattcaattgacaaattttctatttaatgTCTTTACAGCTTTTAGTTATAGGATTTCAAACCCAACACTCAGCTTATGATACTGGTTGTACTTGATTACCTAAATTAAACCTTGTAGTTTTCTACAATCTCATTATTAGAAATTTAGACTAACACGAGCATGTTTCATAAGCTGAGCTCGGTTATGGCCTTTATTAGAACTTTGCTAGTCCAGTCTTGTTACCTTTGTATTAAATGTTTGTTTATAGATATCTTACTATATACTACTAAACTCTTAACAATAGCTAAATCTTTAATCGTCCATGTTA encodes the following:
- the LOC102663205 gene encoding uncharacterized protein isoform X2, whose product is MLCSAQTGKSGLNWLDRLRSNKGIPTGDEPNLDSFLLTAHPQSPQARPNDPPRNPPSEARDEPMPMSTILAELFCMGATLSKTNKKCPRKQTNPKIFLASSATTTTTNSKPSVPAALPAAPSGDPAVPEVEEEAAADRGEDEEEGNELKGFTKSEVTVIDTSSPGWKVDKFVFRKNNVWKVREKKTKNKFLAKRKSNSTLAPRDVHVNAIENSK
- the LOC102663205 gene encoding uncharacterized protein isoform X1 translates to MLCSAQTGKSGLNWLDRLRSNKGIPTGDEPNLDSFLLTAHPQSPQARPNDPPRNPPSEARDEPMPMSTILAELFCMGATLSKTNKKCPRKQTNPKIFLASSATTTTTNSKPSVPAALPAAPSGDPAVPEVEEEAAADRGEDEEEGNELKGFTKSEVTVIDTSSPGWKVDKFVFRKNNVWKVREKKTKNKFLAKRKSNSTLAPRDVHVNAIENSKDNVINMRGEKPVKTQKVI